One Nostocoides sp. HKS02 genomic window carries:
- the hisH gene encoding imidazole glycerol phosphate synthase subunit HisH: MTRVVVFDYGSGNVRSAVRALEHVGAQVELTADRAAALAADGLFVPGVGNFHACLAGLRAAGGPLVIEYRLSGGRPVLGVCVGMQVLFDGSDEPSDRPQQGLGEWPGTVARLHAEVVPHMGWATVQPAADTHLFAGVESERFYFVHSYAVQDWTMEQPTGVFAAVAPKVTWAEHGAPFVAAVENGPLSATQFHPEKSGDAGLALLENWVRSL, translated from the coding sequence ATGACCCGTGTGGTGGTGTTCGACTACGGCAGCGGCAACGTGCGCTCGGCGGTCCGTGCGCTCGAGCACGTCGGGGCGCAGGTCGAGCTCACGGCCGACCGGGCCGCGGCCCTGGCTGCGGACGGCCTGTTCGTGCCCGGAGTGGGCAACTTCCACGCGTGCCTGGCCGGCCTGCGTGCCGCGGGCGGCCCGCTCGTGATCGAGTACCGGCTCTCCGGGGGGCGGCCGGTGCTCGGGGTGTGCGTCGGCATGCAGGTGCTGTTCGACGGCTCCGACGAGCCGAGCGACCGTCCCCAGCAAGGTCTCGGCGAGTGGCCCGGCACGGTGGCCAGGCTGCACGCCGAGGTGGTGCCGCACATGGGCTGGGCGACTGTGCAGCCGGCGGCTGACACCCACCTGTTCGCGGGCGTGGAGTCCGAGCGGTTCTACTTCGTGCACTCGTATGCCGTGCAGGACTGGACCATGGAGCAGCCCACCGGCGTCTTCGCCGCCGTCGCCCCCAAGGTCACCTGGGCGGAGCACGGGGCACCCTTCGTGGCCGCCGTCGAGAACGGCCCGCTCTCCGCAACCCAGTTCCACCCCGAGAAGTCCGGCGACGCGGGCTTGGCCCTGCTCGAGAACTGGGTGAGGTCCCTGTGA
- the priA gene encoding bifunctional 1-(5-phosphoribosyl)-5-((5-phosphoribosylamino)methylideneamino)imidazole-4-carboxamide isomerase/phosphoribosylanthranilate isomerase PriA yields MTAPARLELLPAVDVQDGQAVQLVQGVAGSGGQFGDPWTAALAWQEQGAEWLHLVDLDAAFGRGSNRELLASIIGRLDLKVELSGGIRDAESLQAALATGCRRVNLGTAALEDPDWTARAIAEHGDRIAVGLDVRGTTLAARGWTQEGGDLWETLARLDAEGCARYVVTDVTKDGMLRGPNLDLLHDVCARTDRPVVASGGVSTLEDIAAIRELVGEGVEGAIVGSALYRGAFTLPDALDVAGRP; encoded by the coding sequence ATGACCGCGCCTGCCCGACTCGAACTCCTGCCTGCTGTCGACGTCCAGGACGGTCAGGCCGTCCAGCTCGTCCAGGGCGTGGCCGGCAGCGGGGGCCAGTTCGGCGACCCGTGGACGGCCGCGCTGGCCTGGCAGGAGCAGGGCGCCGAGTGGCTGCACCTCGTCGACCTCGATGCGGCCTTCGGTCGGGGCTCCAACCGCGAGCTGCTGGCCAGCATCATCGGACGGCTGGACCTCAAGGTCGAGCTGAGCGGGGGTATCCGCGACGCCGAGTCGCTGCAGGCGGCGCTCGCCACCGGGTGCCGACGCGTCAACCTCGGCACTGCGGCCCTGGAGGACCCGGACTGGACGGCCCGGGCCATCGCCGAGCACGGCGACCGGATCGCGGTGGGCCTGGACGTGCGCGGCACCACGCTGGCGGCCCGCGGCTGGACGCAGGAGGGCGGCGACCTCTGGGAGACGCTGGCCCGCCTCGACGCCGAGGGGTGCGCCCGCTACGTCGTCACCGACGTGACCAAGGACGGCATGCTCAGGGGGCCCAACCTCGACCTGCTCCACGACGTCTGTGCGCGCACCGACCGCCCGGTGGTCGCCTCCGGCGGCGTCTCGACGCTGGAGGACATCGCCGCGATCCGCGAGCTCGTGGGCGAGGGCGTCGAGGGGGCGATCGTCGGCTCTGCGCTCTACCGCGGCGCCTTCACCCTGCCCGACGCGCTCGACGTGGCGGGCCGACCGTGA
- a CDS encoding SseB family protein, translated as MSGHAGASDSAGIPFSGRGLTGTGFDGDAGDADPTLAVALASPELEGALLDAVQRARLLVPIVAEPAEVDDSGALTVEKQTDLAAVTLVAPDGTRALPVFSSLAALAAWDPQARPVPVTAARAAQAAVSERCDVMVVDLAGPRTVALRPSMVWALAQQRTWLPAHEDPTVARAVDVAVAEQPHILAHELGPGEPGEGVLRVRLQLAPGLDSATVQQVATAIGERLATDGEIRARIDGLAFSIT; from the coding sequence GTGAGCGGGCACGCCGGCGCCAGCGACTCTGCCGGCATCCCGTTCAGCGGTCGCGGCCTGACCGGCACGGGCTTCGACGGTGACGCGGGCGACGCCGACCCGACGCTCGCCGTGGCACTCGCCAGTCCCGAGCTGGAAGGCGCCCTCCTCGACGCCGTGCAGCGGGCGCGCCTGCTCGTGCCGATCGTGGCCGAACCAGCCGAGGTCGACGACTCCGGCGCACTGACCGTCGAGAAGCAGACCGACCTGGCCGCCGTGACCCTGGTCGCGCCCGACGGCACTCGCGCGCTGCCGGTGTTCTCGTCGCTGGCCGCGCTGGCCGCGTGGGACCCCCAGGCCCGGCCGGTGCCCGTGACGGCGGCCAGGGCAGCGCAGGCCGCGGTGTCCGAGCGCTGCGACGTCATGGTGGTCGACCTGGCCGGCCCGCGCACGGTCGCGCTGCGCCCCAGCATGGTCTGGGCGCTCGCCCAGCAGCGGACGTGGCTCCCGGCCCACGAGGACCCCACGGTGGCCCGCGCAGTCGACGTCGCGGTCGCTGAGCAGCCGCACATCCTGGCGCACGAGCTCGGCCCGGGGGAGCCGGGCGAGGGTGTGCTCCGGGTCAGGTTGCAGCTCGCGCCGGGGCTCGACAGCGCGACGGTCCAGCAGGTCGCGACCGCCATCGGCGAGCGGCTCGCGACCGACGGCGAGATCCGCGCCCGCATCGACGGCCTGGCCTTCTCGATCACCTAG
- a CDS encoding MFS transporter, whose amino-acid sequence MFVIPTFSIIRQAVIAAVPADDRRTAISLDSVAVELSFMIGPAAAVWAATTWPTRWVLFSIEMLGVAAGILLWMANPVLHDEAAEPVDDEGVSVGSATAVPRSSWFRSGFLAVCLASAATTVVLGGTDLGIVAALRDFGAQSSIGWVLAVWGFGSLLGGLVYGGLKRSISAFWLLGALAVSTAPMALATGAPLLAVLSFVAGLLCAPTITATVDQVSRVVPASARGEAMGWHGSFMTAGMALGAPLAGFAIDHLGWGAGFVLVAAVGLAVAVAGVGATTSRRRVATRRADAALS is encoded by the coding sequence TTGTTCGTCATCCCGACCTTCTCCATCATCCGGCAGGCGGTCATCGCGGCGGTGCCCGCGGACGACCGGCGCACCGCGATCTCGCTCGACTCGGTGGCGGTCGAGCTCTCCTTCATGATCGGTCCCGCCGCCGCGGTGTGGGCCGCCACCACCTGGCCGACCCGGTGGGTGCTGTTCAGCATCGAGATGCTCGGGGTCGCCGCCGGCATCCTGCTGTGGATGGCCAACCCCGTGCTCCACGACGAGGCTGCCGAGCCGGTCGACGACGAGGGGGTGTCGGTGGGGTCGGCCACGGCGGTGCCGAGGTCGTCCTGGTTCCGCTCCGGGTTCCTGGCGGTGTGCCTCGCCTCGGCGGCGACCACGGTCGTGCTGGGCGGCACCGATCTCGGGATCGTCGCGGCCCTGCGCGACTTCGGGGCGCAGTCCTCGATCGGCTGGGTGCTCGCGGTGTGGGGGTTCGGGTCCCTGCTCGGGGGCCTGGTCTACGGCGGGCTCAAGCGGTCGATCTCGGCCTTCTGGCTGCTCGGCGCCCTTGCCGTGAGCACGGCGCCGATGGCGCTGGCGACCGGCGCCCCGCTGCTCGCGGTGCTGTCGTTCGTCGCGGGGTTGCTCTGTGCGCCCACGATCACCGCGACGGTCGACCAGGTCAGCCGCGTCGTCCCGGCCTCCGCCCGCGGCGAGGCGATGGGCTGGCACGGGTCGTTCATGACCGCGGGCATGGCGCTCGGAGCGCCGCTCGCGGGTTTCGCCATCGACCACCTCGGCTGGGGGGCCGGGTTCGTGCTGGTCGCGGCGGTTGGCCTGGCGGTCGCCGTGGCCGGCGTGGGCGCCACCACGTCGAGGCGTCGGGTCGCCACCCGGCGCGCGGACGCCGCCCTGTCCTGA
- the infC gene encoding translation initiation factor IF-3, whose product MSEPRINDRIRVPEVRLVGPNGEQVGIVRVEDALRLAAEADLDLVEVAPMAKPPVAKLMDFGKFKYEAALKAREARKNQVNTVIKEIKLRPKIDPHDYGTKKGHVERFLKGGDKVKVTIMFRGREQSRPELGYRLLQRLAEDVIELGTVESAPKQDGRNMIMVLAPTKKKSEAMAEQRRARTVDTSTAGTSDDSAATPAPAEAPLETAAE is encoded by the coding sequence ATCAGCGAGCCTCGCATCAACGACCGCATTCGGGTCCCCGAAGTGCGGTTGGTTGGCCCCAACGGAGAACAGGTCGGCATCGTTCGCGTCGAAGACGCGTTGCGGCTCGCCGCCGAGGCAGACCTCGACCTCGTCGAGGTCGCCCCGATGGCCAAGCCTCCGGTCGCCAAGCTCATGGACTTCGGCAAGTTCAAGTACGAAGCAGCACTGAAGGCGCGGGAAGCCCGCAAGAACCAGGTCAACACGGTCATCAAGGAGATCAAGCTCCGCCCGAAGATCGACCCGCACGACTACGGCACCAAGAAGGGCCACGTCGAGCGGTTCCTCAAGGGTGGCGACAAGGTCAAGGTGACGATCATGTTCCGTGGCCGCGAGCAGTCGCGTCCCGAGCTGGGTTACCGCCTCCTGCAGCGCCTCGCCGAGGACGTCATCGAGCTCGGCACGGTCGAGTCGGCGCCCAAGCAGGACGGCCGCAACATGATCATGGTGCTCGCTCCGACGAAGAAGAAGTCCGAGGCGATGGCCGAGCAACGCCGCGCGCGCACCGTGGACACCTCCACGGCGGGCACCAGCGACGACAGCGCGGCCACCCCGGCGCCTGCCGAGGCGCCCCTCGAGACCGCCGCCGAGTAG
- the rpmI gene encoding 50S ribosomal protein L35: MPKMKTHSGAKKRFRITGKGKVMREQAGGRHLLEHKSSRYTRSIAGDVEVSKPDAKKVKKLLGR, from the coding sequence ATGCCGAAGATGAAGACGCACTCTGGTGCGAAGAAGCGCTTCCGGATCACCGGCAAGGGCAAGGTCATGCGCGAGCAGGCCGGCGGTCGCCACCTGCTCGAGCACAAGTCCTCGCGCTACACCCGCTCCATCGCGGGCGACGTCGAGGTCTCCAAGCCGGACGCCAAGAAGGTCAAGAAGCTCCTCGGCCGCTGA
- the rplT gene encoding 50S ribosomal protein L20, protein MARVKRAVNAQKKRRVVLERASGYRGQRSRLYRKAKEQVTHSLGYAYRDRRAKKGDFRRLWIQRINAGARANGMTYNRFIQGLKAAEIEVDRRMLAELAVSDEAAFTALVEIARANVPATADASA, encoded by the coding sequence GTGGCACGCGTGAAGCGGGCAGTCAACGCCCAGAAGAAGCGCCGGGTCGTCCTCGAGCGCGCCAGCGGTTACCGCGGGCAGCGTTCGCGGCTCTACCGCAAGGCCAAGGAGCAGGTTACCCACAGCCTCGGTTACGCCTACCGTGACCGTCGCGCGAAGAAGGGCGACTTCCGTCGCCTGTGGATCCAGCGCATCAACGCTGGCGCCCGCGCCAACGGCATGACCTACAACCGGTTCATCCAGGGCCTGAAGGCCGCGGAGATCGAGGTCGACCGCCGCATGCTGGCCGAGCTGGCCGTCTCCGACGAGGCCGCGTTCACCGCGCTCGTCGAGATCGCCCGCGCCAACGTGCCGGCGACCGCCGACGCCAGCGCCTGA
- a CDS encoding RNA methyltransferase, whose protein sequence is MSTPLTNVRSDRVKAVRALSRRSVRDKTGRFLAEGPQAVREAVTHHPAAVVDLYLTRDAATRHTDIVDVASAAGVHVHEVSDEVLAAMCETQAPQGLAAVCRVLTASLTEVLAARPRLLVLLTNVRDPGNAGTVIRGADAAGADAVLVSDASVDVYAPKVVRSTAGSLFHLPVVTGLAIDPTIAELRDAGIRLLAADGAGTVLLPECDLSSPHAWVMGNEAWGLEPETRSRCDEVVRVPIYGRAESLNLAMAATVCLYASASAQNH, encoded by the coding sequence CTGTCCACCCCGCTGACCAACGTCAGGTCCGATCGGGTCAAGGCAGTTCGGGCGCTGTCCCGGCGCTCGGTGCGTGACAAGACGGGTCGGTTCCTGGCCGAGGGGCCCCAGGCGGTCCGCGAGGCGGTGACCCACCACCCGGCTGCCGTCGTCGACCTCTACCTCACCCGCGACGCCGCCACGCGGCATACCGACATCGTGGACGTCGCCTCGGCGGCGGGTGTGCACGTGCACGAGGTGAGCGACGAGGTCCTCGCCGCCATGTGCGAGACCCAGGCGCCGCAGGGCCTGGCTGCCGTATGCCGCGTGCTCACCGCCTCGCTGACCGAGGTCCTCGCGGCGCGTCCGCGCCTGCTGGTGCTCCTGACCAACGTCCGCGACCCCGGCAACGCGGGCACTGTGATCCGGGGGGCGGATGCCGCCGGGGCGGATGCCGTGCTCGTGAGCGACGCCTCAGTGGACGTCTACGCGCCCAAGGTCGTGCGGTCGACGGCCGGGTCCCTGTTCCACCTGCCGGTGGTGACCGGGCTGGCCATCGACCCGACGATCGCCGAGCTCCGGGACGCTGGTATCCGGCTCCTGGCGGCCGACGGTGCAGGCACGGTCCTGCTGCCCGAGTGCGACCTGTCCTCGCCGCATGCCTGGGTCATGGGCAACGAAGCCTGGGGCCTGGAGCCCGAGACCAGGTCTCGGTGCGACGAGGTGGTCCGGGTGCCCATCTACGGCCGGGCCGAGTCGCTCAACCTCGCGATGGCCGCCACGGTGTGCCTCTACGCCTCCGCGAGCGCCCAGAACCACTAA
- a CDS encoding ATP-binding protein, with translation MDFTPGMLLDPEAAGVAAELVPDGLISADENARILFLNQRASRIVGRTKAELVGEDIREAVDLQDSDGRSWWQVTDPWDETGLNIRTGHREKLLMLRNGREVLVTAKYLRPGRNRPVNRVNIMMRDALYRRRAEANHAALISTVAHELRSPLTSVKGFSSTLLRRWDRFTDDQKRLMIETIEADADRVTRLITELLDVSRIDAGRLQIRPQPINVHAVFEAHVARAVASGHEPHRFKVDIQSPLPEVWADPDRLDQILSNLLENALRHGEGVVTLGAASAVRETQEALASRGHDGPGVDLLVSDQGKGIEPSQRELIFSRFWHGSSRGSTGLGLYVVRGLVEAHGGQVVVESAPGGGAQFRLSLPTDPPSYLA, from the coding sequence ATGGATTTCACCCCGGGGATGCTGCTCGACCCCGAGGCCGCGGGGGTGGCCGCGGAGCTCGTCCCCGACGGGCTGATCTCGGCTGACGAGAACGCCCGCATCCTGTTCCTCAACCAGCGGGCGTCGCGCATCGTGGGGCGGACCAAGGCCGAGCTCGTCGGTGAGGACATCCGCGAGGCGGTCGACCTGCAGGACAGCGACGGGCGCTCGTGGTGGCAGGTGACCGACCCGTGGGACGAGACGGGCCTGAACATCCGGACCGGGCACCGCGAGAAGCTCCTCATGCTGCGCAACGGCCGCGAGGTGCTCGTCACCGCGAAGTACCTGCGTCCGGGCCGCAACCGCCCCGTGAACCGCGTCAACATCATGATGCGGGACGCTCTCTACCGCCGTCGCGCCGAGGCCAACCACGCGGCGCTGATCTCAACCGTCGCCCACGAGCTGCGCTCGCCGCTCACCTCGGTCAAGGGGTTCTCCTCGACCCTGCTGCGTCGCTGGGACCGGTTCACCGACGACCAGAAGCGCCTCATGATCGAGACGATCGAGGCCGACGCCGACCGGGTGACCCGGCTCATCACCGAGCTGCTCGACGTCTCGCGCATCGACGCCGGCCGGCTGCAGATCCGCCCGCAACCCATCAACGTGCACGCGGTGTTCGAGGCCCACGTGGCCCGTGCCGTCGCCAGCGGGCACGAGCCCCACCGGTTCAAGGTCGACATCCAGTCGCCGCTGCCCGAGGTGTGGGCCGACCCCGACCGGCTGGACCAGATCCTGTCCAACCTCCTCGAGAACGCCCTGCGCCACGGTGAGGGGGTGGTGACCCTCGGGGCCGCCTCCGCCGTCCGCGAGACCCAGGAGGCGCTGGCGTCCCGGGGTCACGACGGTCCCGGGGTCGACCTGCTGGTCAGCGACCAGGGCAAGGGCATCGAGCCCAGCCAGCGCGAGCTGATCTTCAGCAGGTTCTGGCACGGGTCGTCCCGGGGCAGCACCGGTTTGGGCCTGTACGTCGTCCGGGGCCTGGTCGAGGCGCACGGCGGACAGGTCGTGGTCGAGAGTGCCCCCGGTGGCGGGGCACAGTTCCGGCTGAGCCTGCCCACGGACCCGCCCAGCTACCTCGCCTGA
- the pheT gene encoding phenylalanine--tRNA ligase subunit beta — MYAPVSWLRELADVPPAATGADIAASLVRVGLEEEGLHGGDLRGPLVVGRVLTVQPEPQKNGKTINWCTVDVGANGQQLTEGKPQEIVCGAHNFAVGDLVVCVLPGGVLPGGFEISARKTYGHVSNGMICSAKELGLGDDHSGIIVLSELLGPEAAARLEPGQDAIELLGLADEVVEVNVTPDRGYCFSMRGIAREYALSSGVAFHDPADPADPADPAAVKPAEPTTTGYAVHVTDDAPLDGRPGCDRYLARIVRGVDVSATSPAWMQKRLTQVGMRPISLPVDVTNYVMMLVGQPLHAFDLDTLSGSVGTRRARPGEKLTTLDDVVRALDPEDLLIVDGADTPLAIAGVMGGASSEVSDTTETVLIEAAHFDPVTVARSARRHRLATEASKRFERGVDPAVTAAAAQLAVDLLVEYGGGTADEGVTDVDHRVPREPFEFDLAMPTSYIGLDYPRDEVVGTLEAIGCQVTAGGSDRTVQVLPPTWRPDLTTGPELVEEVARVRGYDQIPSVLPQPKSAGRGLTHGQRIRRVVATTLAHQGLVEVLSYPFVGRDLFDRLGYAAEDPRRAAVALANPLSDEAPLLRTSVLDTLLDTLRRNVARGARDAAVYEVGLVTRALPQPVRAPVPGIESRPDDATLAALLAAVPPQPRHAAYAASGDLEPAGPWGPARKADAADAVGWALAVARSVGLDLVVSAADRAPWHPGRCAQLALADGTVVGHAGELHPKVVAALDLPPRTVAGELDVDVLVAATGEPVQASALSTYPVAHTDVALVVDERVAAAAVESALRAAAGESLETVVLFDVYRGEQAGAGKKSLAYRLTFRAPDRTLTTDEVSALRDAAVASAGSATGAVQR, encoded by the coding sequence ATGTACGCGCCCGTCTCATGGCTGCGTGAGCTCGCGGACGTGCCCCCGGCCGCGACCGGCGCCGACATCGCCGCGAGCCTGGTGCGCGTGGGCCTCGAGGAGGAGGGACTTCACGGTGGCGACCTTCGTGGTCCGCTCGTCGTCGGGCGGGTGCTGACGGTGCAGCCCGAGCCGCAGAAGAACGGCAAGACGATCAACTGGTGCACGGTCGACGTCGGCGCGAACGGCCAGCAGCTCACCGAGGGCAAGCCGCAGGAGATCGTCTGCGGGGCCCACAACTTCGCCGTGGGTGACCTGGTGGTCTGCGTGCTGCCCGGGGGAGTGCTGCCCGGGGGGTTCGAGATCTCGGCGCGCAAGACCTACGGCCACGTCTCGAACGGCATGATCTGCTCGGCCAAGGAGCTCGGCCTGGGCGACGACCACAGCGGCATCATCGTGCTCAGCGAGCTGCTCGGCCCCGAGGCCGCCGCCCGGCTCGAGCCGGGCCAGGACGCCATCGAGCTGCTCGGCCTCGCCGACGAGGTCGTCGAGGTCAACGTCACCCCCGACCGCGGCTACTGCTTCTCGATGCGCGGCATCGCCCGTGAGTACGCCCTGTCCAGCGGCGTCGCCTTCCATGACCCGGCTGACCCGGCTGACCCGGCTGACCCGGCCGCAGTCAAGCCCGCCGAACCCACCACGACCGGGTATGCCGTCCACGTCACCGACGACGCGCCGCTCGACGGGCGCCCGGGCTGCGACCGCTACCTCGCCCGCATCGTCCGCGGCGTCGACGTCTCGGCCACCAGCCCCGCCTGGATGCAGAAGCGGCTCACCCAGGTCGGCATGCGCCCGATCTCGCTGCCCGTGGACGTCACGAACTACGTGATGATGCTGGTGGGCCAGCCTCTGCACGCCTTCGACCTCGACACGCTCTCCGGGTCGGTCGGCACCCGCCGGGCCCGACCAGGTGAGAAGCTCACCACCCTCGACGACGTCGTGCGCGCCCTCGACCCCGAGGACCTCCTGATCGTCGACGGAGCCGACACCCCTCTCGCGATCGCCGGCGTCATGGGCGGCGCCTCGAGCGAGGTGTCGGACACCACCGAGACCGTGCTCATCGAGGCGGCCCACTTCGACCCGGTGACCGTGGCGCGGTCCGCACGTCGTCACCGCCTGGCCACCGAGGCCTCCAAGCGCTTCGAGCGCGGAGTGGACCCCGCCGTCACCGCCGCGGCTGCCCAGCTCGCGGTCGACCTGCTGGTCGAGTACGGCGGCGGGACAGCCGATGAGGGCGTCACCGACGTCGACCACCGGGTCCCGCGGGAGCCGTTCGAGTTCGACCTGGCGATGCCCACGTCGTACATCGGCCTGGACTACCCCCGCGACGAGGTCGTGGGCACCCTCGAGGCGATCGGCTGCCAGGTCACCGCGGGCGGGTCCGACCGCACGGTCCAGGTGTTGCCGCCGACCTGGCGTCCCGACCTGACCACGGGTCCCGAGCTCGTCGAGGAGGTCGCCCGCGTCCGTGGCTACGACCAGATCCCCTCGGTGCTGCCCCAGCCCAAGTCGGCCGGCCGCGGTCTCACCCACGGCCAGCGGATCCGTCGGGTCGTGGCCACGACCCTCGCCCACCAGGGGCTCGTCGAGGTCCTGAGCTACCCGTTCGTGGGTCGTGACCTCTTCGACCGGCTGGGGTATGCCGCCGAGGACCCCCGGCGAGCCGCGGTGGCCCTGGCCAACCCGCTCTCCGACGAGGCGCCGCTGCTGCGCACCTCGGTCCTCGACACCCTGCTCGACACCCTGCGGCGCAACGTCGCCCGCGGCGCTCGGGACGCCGCCGTCTACGAGGTCGGCCTGGTGACCAGGGCGCTCCCGCAGCCGGTCCGGGCGCCTGTGCCGGGCATCGAGTCCCGACCCGACGACGCGACCCTCGCTGCCCTGCTCGCCGCGGTGCCTCCGCAGCCGCGCCACGCGGCATACGCGGCCAGCGGCGACCTCGAACCCGCAGGTCCTTGGGGGCCCGCGCGCAAGGCCGACGCGGCTGATGCCGTGGGCTGGGCGCTCGCGGTCGCGCGGTCGGTCGGGCTCGACCTGGTCGTCAGCGCCGCGGACCGTGCTCCGTGGCACCCGGGTCGCTGCGCGCAGCTGGCCCTGGCCGATGGCACGGTCGTCGGTCACGCCGGCGAGCTCCACCCCAAGGTCGTGGCAGCGCTCGACCTACCCCCACGCACCGTGGCCGGCGAGCTCGACGTCGACGTGCTCGTCGCGGCCACCGGTGAGCCGGTCCAGGCCTCGGCGCTGTCGACCTATCCCGTCGCGCACACCGACGTGGCCCTCGTGGTCGACGAGCGGGTCGCGGCCGCCGCGGTCGAGTCCGCCCTGCGCGCGGCGGCGGGCGAGAGCCTCGAGACGGTGGTGCTCTTCGACGTCTACCGCGGCGAGCAGGCCGGCGCGGGCAAGAAGTCGCTCGCCTACCGCCTCACCTTCCGGGCACCCGACCGGACCCTGACGACCGACGAGGTCAGTGCCTTGCGCGACGCTGCCGTGGCCAGCGCCGGGTCGGCGACCGGGGCAGTCCAGCGATGA
- a CDS encoding SDR family NAD(P)-dependent oxidoreductase — translation MTPVGAGAPVAIVTGASRGIGAHLATALEGAGYAVERGSRAVAEVTDRAAVDRWVSDIVARHGRIDLLVNNAGVIDAEVPLLESDPDEWWQTVEVNLRGPYLVTRAVLPHLVAAGSGRIVNINSGAAYHNGDAATAYNVSKEALARLTAATSLNVGRGVRAFDLAPGVVRTDMTQGAVAHRDRTEWTEPETVTQLLLALASGELDAWNGRLVRAGVDTPASLQERAAAGLPEAARTLGLIRWGGDDPLS, via the coding sequence ATGACGCCGGTGGGCGCCGGCGCGCCCGTTGCCATCGTCACGGGCGCGTCGCGGGGGATCGGTGCCCACCTGGCGACGGCGCTCGAGGGCGCCGGGTATGCCGTCGAGCGCGGCTCCCGCGCGGTCGCCGAGGTAACCGACCGGGCCGCCGTGGACCGCTGGGTGTCCGACATCGTCGCCCGGCACGGCCGGATCGACCTGCTCGTGAACAACGCGGGCGTCATCGACGCCGAGGTGCCCCTGCTGGAGAGCGACCCCGACGAGTGGTGGCAGACCGTCGAGGTCAACCTGCGCGGTCCCTACCTCGTGACGCGGGCGGTCCTGCCCCACCTGGTCGCGGCCGGGTCTGGCCGGATCGTCAACATCAACTCCGGCGCCGCCTACCACAATGGCGACGCCGCGACGGCCTACAACGTCTCCAAGGAAGCCCTGGCGCGCCTCACAGCCGCGACCAGCCTCAACGTGGGGCGCGGGGTGAGGGCCTTCGACCTCGCGCCAGGGGTCGTGCGCACCGACATGACGCAAGGGGCGGTCGCCCACCGCGACCGCACCGAGTGGACCGAGCCGGAGACCGTCACGCAGCTGCTGCTCGCGCTCGCCAGCGGCGAGCTCGACGCCTGGAACGGTCGCCTGGTGCGGGCCGGGGTCGACACCCCGGCCTCGTTGCAGGAGCGGGCGGCGGCGGGCCTTCCCGAGGCCGCTCGGACCCTCGGGCTGATCCGGTGGGGTGGCGACGACCCGCTGAGCTAG
- the argC gene encoding N-acetyl-gamma-glutamyl-phosphate reductase, which translates to MIRAAVAGASGYAGGEILRLLLSHPEVEIGAVTAGSSAGQRLGDLHPHLMPLADRLVQDTTLEVLAGHDVVFLALPHGHSAALAAQLPEQVTVIDCGADFRLRDETAWTSYYDTPYAGSWAYGLPELLAAGSKQRVALTGQRRVAVPGCYPTAVSLALAPGFAAGVLSPQGVVVVAASGTSGAGKSLKPHLLGSEVLGAMSPYGVGGTHRHTPEIEQNLTAAGGADVRVSFTPTLAPMARGILATCTAALATGADPAAVRAVWLEAYADEPFVHVLPEDQWPSTAAVLGSNNVQLQLAVDERVGRVVVVAAIDNLTKGTAGAAVQCLNLALGLPETVGLPVAGVAP; encoded by the coding sequence ATGATTCGGGCAGCAGTGGCCGGCGCGAGCGGCTATGCCGGCGGCGAGATCCTTCGCCTCCTGCTCTCGCACCCCGAGGTGGAGATCGGCGCAGTGACGGCGGGCTCGAGTGCGGGCCAGCGCCTCGGCGACCTGCACCCCCACCTGATGCCGCTGGCCGACCGTTTGGTCCAGGACACCACGCTCGAGGTGCTCGCGGGTCACGACGTCGTCTTCCTGGCGCTGCCGCACGGCCACTCCGCCGCGCTCGCGGCGCAGCTGCCTGAGCAGGTCACGGTGATCGACTGTGGCGCAGACTTCCGGCTTCGTGACGAGACGGCGTGGACCAGCTACTACGACACGCCGTATGCCGGCTCCTGGGCCTACGGCCTGCCCGAGCTGCTCGCAGCCGGCTCCAAGCAGCGGGTCGCCCTCACGGGTCAGCGGCGGGTCGCCGTGCCCGGGTGCTACCCGACGGCCGTCAGCCTCGCGCTGGCGCCGGGGTTTGCCGCGGGCGTGCTCTCACCGCAGGGCGTCGTCGTCGTGGCTGCCTCCGGCACCTCGGGGGCGGGCAAGTCGCTCAAGCCCCACCTGCTGGGCAGCGAGGTGCTCGGAGCGATGTCGCCGTACGGCGTGGGCGGCACCCACCGGCATACCCCCGAGATCGAGCAGAACCTCACCGCCGCGGGCGGCGCCGACGTCCGCGTCTCGTTCACCCCGACGCTCGCCCCGATGGCCCGAGGCATCCTCGCGACCTGCACGGCCGCACTGGCGACCGGGGCGGACCCCGCCGCCGTTCGCGCCGTGTGGCTGGAGGCCTACGCCGACGAGCCGTTCGTCCACGTGCTGCCCGAGGACCAGTGGCCGTCCACGGCGGCAGTCTTGGGCAGCAACAACGTCCAGCTCCAGCTGGCCGTCGACGAGCGCGTGGGGCGCGTCGTCGTCGTGGCCGCGATCGACAACCTCACCAAGGGCACGGCAGGTGCCGCGGTGCAGTGCCTGAACCTCGCCCTCGGGCTTCCGGAGACGGTCGGCCTCCCGGTCGCGGGGGTGGCGCCGTGA